From the Mya arenaria isolate MELC-2E11 chromosome 17, ASM2691426v1 genome, the window acCTGCTACTTTTCTTCCGATTTATTTATATGGATATATTATTAAGACCACTTTCTtgcttatttatatatttttggtgtacgtacattgttttcttaaaattcaaaaaagaaaatggttatTTTTCACTAAGGTaaaaattgttactaagatgcttaATGATGCTTCACATACATTTCCACAGAACATTAAGTGTACATATAACATCAAGATTTGCGTAGGTCATCAATGCTGATACCATACACActatttatcttatcttatcttatcagTATTTTTGTCACTTTTGTGTTAATCTACATAATTGCAAAAGtaccagtgatataaaatgatatcgCGTATTTGAAAGCTATGTTAAATGCATCTGAAAGGTTTGCTAAGAACAATGTCTTCATTGATGAGTCAATAACTGATGGGCATTGAGCCAGAAAACTCAGTTATAgtcatatttatacaaatgaatATTGCTAGTTCGTGCAGTACACATTTCCAACTACAGCTACAACCATATAGATAAAACACAGAAAAGCACCCTCTTACATTCTAATAGTGATACTTAACATGGTCTTATTGTAAGCGGGTCAAATccaatatattgataaacataGAATATTCTACGGCTGATTCCTTAACTAACATGGTCTAAATTGTCATGACGCGGGTCGAAGCCCATATTTTTTCTACACAGGAACATGTTTATTTCTCTGAACGACGGCCTCTCGCTTTCTTGTCTATTCCAACATTCACACATCAAATCGTATATCTCCTTGGGACAGTTTGGAGGATGGGAGAGCACGACATGTTCATTGTCATTTCTGTAATAATGTCCGGCATTTGAAATCACTTCCTCGTCCGTCAGTCCCTCGAACGGCTGCTCTCTAGCAAAGGTAAGAATTTCCCACAAAGTCACCGCGAACGACCAAACATCACTTTTAGTTGTAAACTTGCCCTGGAAAATTATTAACACACACGTTAAAGTCTATTAGAACATTGTTTTATAGTAAGCCACCATTTAGACATGTGTTTGTTTGCAGAAGTCCGGGCGACTCAACCAAAACAGCTCCGAACCATAATATACCCTGGAGCATGCATCGTGTTTGCTGTAGAATTCTTTTGCATTGGGCCTGAACAAAAACTTCTGGTTCGGGTTCCTGACCCTACCCACAAAATATGCGCCGATCCTACCGTTTTTACAGtcaattggtattttttttaaactataaataaaattgtgtgtacgttttaatatgtagtttaaaaagcTTTATGCTTATAATGTCTGAGCTAAAATActgatatacagtcgaaccccgttggctcgagctcccagggacgaaaatacctcgagcttcGGAAAATTCGACCCAaacgggaatgcttaccttcaatATACATTAATCGGTCCTGTACATCCagatcgagccaacgaggaattcgaagCAAGCAAGTTCGATTAAACGGGGTTCGACAGTACTAATGACTTTAACACCATTATCCTATTATGGCGGTAACGTTCTTTCATATagcttaatatttttttataaaaagttacCTAACCTAGCGGTTTTTAGTCAAGATGTTATTTTAACCAAACTATTTTTGTTGGCTTCACTGATCTAAAAAGACGTGGATCAGGCATTAAAAACCTCTCGGCCTACCTAACCATTGCCAATCATCTGGTTCGGGCCACAGCAAACAAACATTGTGTATGGATGGTCCTATTTAATTTGGTAAAGCCTTAAGTACAACATAGTTATGAGCATGAGTGACATGAGGTAATGATGGTAAGAAAAGAATgataacatacacatatacatgtagattgCCAATTCTAAAGCAACATcttcattcaaaatcaaagttaTCCATGCAAAGGgcgaaaaaatgttatttcatatgTTGTTTCGGAAGAAAACATTCCAAACAAGAATATAAAAACTTGCTTAAACATGCATCAGAGCTAATGAATACAAAAAGTTAATAACACTATATCAGTATACAATAATTCCCAGCTATATATCATATAGTATAAATGGAGATATGAAAGCGAGAAAGTTATAACTGACAGTTTTATAGACAAGCAGATCGAACCTTTTCGCTTTTATCCCTCGCCTTTATTTCAATCCCTTTAAAACCTTACCAATAGGATTGACTCCCATCCCATCCAACGAATGGGCAAAACAGCCCGACCCTCGATCCTGTAGTAATCTGCGCTGTATAGGCTTCTACTCATCCCAAAGTCAGAGATCTTGATTGTACAGTAGGAGCCAACCAGGCAGTTTCGAGTGGCAAGGTCACGGTGCACCATGTTTAAGGATTCTAGATACTTCATACCCGATGCAATCTGCGATGCCATGTAGACCAGGCATCCGTAGCTGCAATCAGAAACATGCTATGATTAAGagaagtaataaaataatagagCGACAATCATAACTTACATATACAAACACTATGTAAATAGCAAAATCTGGGGATCGAGAAAGAACGATATTATAGAAAGCATACATGTCGACTTTAAcctaaataacatattttggtcCATATTTCATAATGTACGGTgttcatataaatcatttttgaaacttttaacaTACCTGtatttttgcttatatattGCGATGGTAGaaagtttatttacataattatgtaacataTGATTAAACAATAACTGTATTAAACCCCCGCATTTATTATGGTTCATAACTTGACTCAAACAAGCACCAACCTTAGTACTTTGGCATTAGGGGTCGGTATTTGGGTTTCGGGGACGTGTTCAAGTAGGAATTGGTTGAGGTCCCCATATTTCATGTATTCTACGATCATACACAAGGGCTCCTCGGTTGTACATACACCCAGCACGCGGACAATGTTAGGGTCCTTCAGCATAGACATGACCTTCATCTCACGGTGGAAATCAGACCTATCGAaagataaatgtgttttattaggTGATTGGTTCGttatttgtatatgtacatgtttttctCATCAAAACctttatataattgtacagaTTTAAAAGTCGAAGAGACTAGTGTTCAATATTTTGGTCTCGACTATTTCGTTAAGTTCTTGAAACTTCAAGAAAATTGGCAACAATCTCCATGGCTAATACGATTACATTCTATGAAAGacttaaatgcaatttaaagaTATATGATTCGAGATGAACCAACATTTTCGCCAGCTATAAGCATCCCTTAAACATAGTTGTATAAAGcacatgcatgtttaaacaCCACAACATAAAGAAAACGTCTATGTATCAAGTCAGTACTTTGCGGACCTGGCCCTGTCCTCTGCATTCTTCCTCAGGATCTTGACGGACACGAGGACGGGTCCCGACTTCCGGCGCGCCATCATATACTCTCCGCCCACCGGATCCTGGAGACCGAACGCCTCGCATAGGTGAACCTGCATGGGGGTATTTGTGATTCTTGTTATTATACATTCCAGAAAACCTTTTTCGTATAGAATTAAAACTTAAAGGACTTTAAATGAATTGATCAGAATTACATTTGTGGCAGAATTGAATgaaactgatttattttgttcaataatgtATCGGTGAGTATCCTTTTTCCTATTAAACACTTATAACGGTTTCGTGTTAAGATATAGAATCAATTCATAAAGCTTTCATTATTTATCAGCGatctatttatgtttttttaaaagcatctctcttaacaataattttaacaacCATGCTCAACtatcattttgaataatttttacaacctttaaatgAAGGTTATTTATCAACATAATGTTtatccaatgagaaggcagtatttaaCAAGTTtaccaatacatttatttgcgTAAATCAGCAATCagctgttattgattttaatcaggtgaagcggtataTATAAACAGTGACTGGCCCAGTTCATTGGtagtttacataatatatataagaccACTAAATACTTAAAGAATGTAAGTACGATCTTACACAATATAAATGGTATTGCTACTACGtagcatcaaaccatttatttttgcaaGAACCTACTTACAATCtctaactattacatagtatcattaattttaactCCTTAGACAAATGTTAAATTCCCCAAACATTCTATGGCAACATTGAAACGTCTGGCTATGTATAAGGCAATACAATTTTGCATAAAGATTTTAACTATAATCCCTCGTATGGGAAAAATAGTTTTCTTGAAATTAATTCAAGCTACTTAGATTTCCCTTTTCTATTTATCTTGTGtaagattttcttaaatgataggttttaaatatttcttcgTCTCAACGCTTAAAAAAGTTTCAACTAGGTTATAAAATCTGTCACCTTGGCTGTAATTCTATAATAGAATGGCCGCATGTATCCTGTTTTgtacattaattattatattatgttttaaagctgcactctcaaggattgaacgttttgacaactttttattttttgtcttggaacgagcaaattttgcgaaaattcatggaaaccagttatataagactgctgacaaaagatataTCGCagagatttaaatttaaattcaaaaattggtgttttatgcatttatcttaAACCCTTATtgacggtttaagccataaaacattagttttcgaacggaaatatgaaaatctacgatctgactttttgtcagcaatcttatatcattggtttgcagatatctacgcaaaaatgtgccctttccaaggcaaaaaataaaaaaaattgtcaaaacgttcaatctgtgagagtgcagcttttactGAATTGAATATATGTGGATGggactttaataaataaataaatatactgtGTAACCATGAACGTTTAAAGGGCATTTACCCATAATTATTTTAGCCTCCAAAAAATAAAGGCATCAAATGGCTATAACAGAGACTTGGTAGCCACGactatataaacatatatatatatatatatcaagtaaTGAAATCGAGAATTTTATCGACTGGTCATACCTCACCAAACTCTCCCTCACCCAGGACCTCAACAAATCTGAGATTCCGGCGGGGAAACTCCACGAGGGCGCAGTCCACGCTGCTGACTAGAATGTCGGAATTTGGCACAGCGTAAACGTTGTTTCCGCTGACGCCCTGTAGGCTAGGAATGTTGGGTACACATGAACTGATGACGTCACACGCAGCGTATAGCGCGTCATAGTTCGGAGGTTTATCCAGAGCGTTCAAGCTGTTGTTCTGCTGTTTGGATTTGATTGAGGAATGTTGTGACGTAGTTATGGGCGTCAGTGGTGACGTCACAGGCGGAAGAGCTACAATTAAAGGTGGTTTGAAGTCGTCAAGTTCCTCGTAGAAGTAAGAATTGACACCGACGGCTGTGCGGAAACAAAATAGAAAGCATAAGCAAAATAAACGAACAGGTAGGTGAAAACAAGCGTCCAGTGACAGCCagaacaaacattttaagattCTCATCCCAACTTTCCGCGCATGTTCGACCCCACCCCtgccatttatttttgaaaaatgacgttgaaataTAGAGAAAAGCGCAAAACCACTTAAAAAAATTATACGTATTTTATCCTTTTTCATCCCTGCCCCCCAGATCTACACAACTTTACCATTTTTTACCCTACCCCCAACAGAAAAACAGCCACCCTCCcgaatttcattcaaatacggAGGATAagaatctaaaaataatttgtttcagatCCAGGCTTAGTTTGCAATGTTTATAGATCTATGGAAACGATGCAAAAAGCAGTTAAATTGTTGCAGAAGAACCAAAGAAACGTGCTCATAAGAAGCTATTCAGAATATCAGCCAAGCAAGTAGGTGAGGAATACAAATATATTGCCACTGCTCTATACATGAATACGATATTAAACAAATTGTGATGCACAACATAGGGAGACAAGGTTTAATAGCTCTCTAGATATAAAGAATTAATGTACTACTAACAAAGCAGCGATTACAATGTTTAGAAATGACGATGTTTGTGTGATTTCAATGGTGATGAAAtagatacatatacatttacCACAATGATTAGGGCGTAGCTAGGGTCTTCGCGTAGAATACGATTATACTAGTATGGTAAGAGTTACAAAATTCATCGAATTTGGCTAAATTGTTCAGCAGACTCTTTTGTTTGTGGCCAAGTTTTGTGACTACGTTAAGGCTGTGTTATGTTATCACAAGTTACGCCCTAACTTTCTAAATAAccattacaatatttaatgcGTGTTCAAAGATATgtaattccatttttttaattacatataGGGACATGTGTGGCTTCATTATCCAGATTCGTACCATAATgtgtacaattttttttcatttcgtaACTTAACTTATAATAGTCCGTTAATcttaaactaaaacataataGTCTAAATTGGATGGAGTAATCCTATCAGAAAGGTATATGAGTGGTTGTCAATATCCAAttagtcaatcttatggtcatacatcattgactccattcactgtatAGTTCCGTTATTTATTTggagcaatccgattagctacatcgtttcTATATCTCCTTAAGACCAGTATTGAATACTACTCATGGAAATAACAACGAATAAAAAGAGGATCTTTCTCACCTTTCCCATTAACGTCTTTCACCCGTTCTTCGTCCTCAGTGGCTACGCCATTGTACACGTTTCCATTGGAGACCTTCCCGttgttcatgttattttgaaagTTATTCAGATTTATGTTCAACACAGTGTCTGACACGGGTTTTAAACTCTGTCTGTTCAAGTTTCGGCGTCTTTTGTATCGCACGATAATAAATATTACGACAATTGTCAGTATCACTATAAGCGCTGCAAGCGCCCCGATGATTATGCTGATGTAGTCCTCGTTGGCAGACGCTTTCTCGCCAGGCGTCTTTGAGATGGTGTCGGTTTCCCCGGAATCTTGGTAAAGACCTGATAACATagacattatttgtattatcagttaaaattaattcattaacaCTTTTAATAATCACGCTTATCTGTGATTATGAACGATCTGAATTActgtaaaatgttgttttctgcgaaaatacagtcgaaactcgctatatcaaaatatgttatttcgatgttctggttatgtcgaaatTCTTCAAATGTGTTTGGTTTAGtcttttttttacactttttatatttctgttacATCGAATGTTCGTTGTCTCGAAGTATTTTCCGAGGTTTCAACGTCTTCGAAATAGCGAGTTTCAACTGTAGTTTATTTAATGCAAGCCTCAAGCCAACACGCTTAACggttatttaaatattacaaaGGTCATcttttcatgttgttttaagCAAGTAATGTACTGACTACGGATCCATTGCCAGCATCTATCCGCTTAACTTGAACATTGCAAATTCGAAATGGAAGTTAACTATCCAAGTCAAACGTAACATCAGATGATATATACAGTCAAGCTcactatgtcgaagtcgttgggacaTCGGGAattacttcgagataacgaacattcgatataaccgaaatataGAAAAAACGTATAACTTGACCGTAAACATCGAATAAAGTTCGACTTATCCATGACATCtcgataacagagttcgacatagcaaATTTCGAACACAGTAGTATAAGAGAGGTCATTACCTGGGTCGGCGGACTGTACATCCACATTAGGTATACTCTGATCGTCGTTCATCGTGTGTTTGATGCCCTCTGTCGGCTCGGGGCTCGGCAAAGCCGTTGGGGAAGAAAGTTCGACCGAGAAATTACCTTCAGCTGGTACTGTAATAAGAGTAAGAATCTCtactaaatatttataaagaaaacttaTCCGACTGTATTCATTTTCAGTTTCATGAATATCCGAAGCCGGCACACAGCAAAATATGATAGTAAAGTTCTTTATTTCACAACGATTATGATTTAggttataacattattttaatcattctcgtttgcattattttacgcaagagtgtagtcttgtgttgtTGAAGAAACTGGAGTACCAAGAGGAAACCCTCtggtccggcttggtgaccacaaaccaagcTCACATGCGCTCAGACTGGGAATCGAACCCttagtgagaagcgagtgcgcttaccGGACATCCGTAAGTCAATGGTCCAGTATGTATTACATtggtaattattttttattgtgtctcgcttaaaataaaacaacatatcaGACATTAAGGCGTGTGTCTCCAGTTTCCCAACCGGCCATTACTATTCCCACCCGGCCTGTTGCTTTGCCACCTGATAAATTAGCCTcgttgtatattatatatataattaagttattCTTTTTATCATGTCATGAGGAATATTTGTGATCAAATTActaaataattgtattgaatCATGAATCCTAAAAAATCAGATTCCGGTAGTGACctgttttttttctgtgaaaTCGTAACCAAACAATTGAATTATTGTCCTTACCTGAACCAAACTCTACCTCACTAATCATAATCCATTTCACGTCATAATAGAGCATGATCTTCACAAATTTGCCCACATTGTATTGTAAGTCAATCTCCACATCTCTACTCGTCTCGAACGCCGTATCCCGAATATAGTCATAAACAACAGGGGTATTCGGATAGAATTTCCCGCCAATACTGAAATATATCTTCGCCTGGTTGAAGACGCGAATGTTCTTGGAGAAATAGTTGTtgctatttatagtaacagaAGAAAAGTTCCGAGGGGTCTCGAACATGAAGATGAGTTCGACTGGTGCAGCTCCCGCCGTTGAGTCGTTCCTCCACCCCACCCACTCGTAGCCCTTGATATTTGTGTCCTCGGAAGCCAACCGGAAGTTGGCGTCTcctgtaaaataaacatgtgcgttataactaaatgtatgTCCTAAAATATTGGCGGAAATTTGCACCacaacatattatattttatcaatgccAGAGGAAGAGTcaaagtattttatttgttggttgtttatttgagtttatcaaggtctgctcccgcctattggctgcattatggcttgaccccgctgTGGCGCGGACGTGCTCGGTGTGACGCGTTGATACACGGGATACATCTTTTCTGGGTTTAACCAGTACTTAATCTTCCAAACGCCGACCTTCAGCACCCGAAGTAACCGCTCTACCACTAAGCTCTAGGGACGGTCCAAATGACAAGTCAAAGGGCAAGAAATCTTAAACATCAGTAGCTCAcgaataaaacatcaaacacTGTGTTTGATCGAGTAGTTCAGtatcaaattttgaaataaatgctgTTCAGTTAAAGACGCATTTTCaaagtatcaaaata encodes:
- the LOC128224096 gene encoding discoidin domain-containing receptor 2-like isoform X3, producing the protein MDKMTTWKVVLVLVVLIIVDLPATTAALDLEKCKQQLGMEANTIPDDAITASSTHNHKFVGPQHARIRQDELGGAWCPKNYVDKDSYEYLQIDLRQLMVITSVEVQGRFGNGQGLEFTEEFLLEYQRQDGGEWIRFRNKQGEEKFEGNENPYLEVIREVSPPIIGRRIRFIPFSQRQRSVCMRVEMYGCPWTDGIVSYAMRQGDTRGSENNFFDFTYDGTRDPDDTFLSRGLGQLTDGEKGDANFRLASEDTNIKGYEWVGWRNDSTAGAAPVELIFMFETPRNFSSVTINSNNYFSKNIRVFNQAKIYFSIGGKFYPNTPVVYDYIRDTAFETSRDVEIDLQYNVGKFVKIMLYYDVKWIMISEVEFGSVPAEGNFSVELSSPTALPSPEPTEGIKHTMNDDQSIPNVDVQSADPGLYQDSGETDTISKTPGEKASANEDYISIIIGALAALIVILTIVVIFIIVRYKRRRNLNRQSLKPVSDTVLNINLNNFQNNMNNGKVSNGNVYNGVATEDEERVKDVNGKALPPVTSPLTPITTSQHSSIKSKQQNNSLNALDKPPNYDALYAACDVISSCVPNIPSLQGVSGNNVYAVPNSDILVSSVDCALVEFPRRNLRFVEVLGEGEFGEVHLCEAFGLQDPVGGEYMMARRKSGPVLVSVKILRKNAEDRARSAKSDFHREMKVMSMLKDPNIVRVLGVCTTEEPLCMIVEYMKYGDLNQFLLEHVPETQIPTPNAKVLSYGCLVYMASQIASGMKYLESLNMVHRDLATRNCLVGSYCTIKISDFGMSRSLYSADYYRIEGRAVLPIRWMGWESILLGKFTTKSDVWSFAVTLWEILTFAREQPFEGLTDEEVISNAGHYYRNDNEHVVLSHPPNCPKEIYDLMCECWNRQESERPSFREINMFLCRKNMGFDPRHDNLDHVS
- the LOC128224096 gene encoding discoidin domain-containing receptor 2-like isoform X2 — protein: MDKMTTWKVVLVLVVLIIVDLPATTAALDLEKCKQQLGMEANTIPDDAITASSTHNHKFVGPQHARIRQDELGGAWCPKNYVDKDSYEYLQIDLRQLMVITSVEVQGRFGNGQGLEFTEEFLLEYQRQDGGEWIRFRNKQGEEKFEGNENPYLEVIREVSPPIIGRRIRFIPFSQRQRSVCMRVEMYGCPWTDGIVSYAMRQGDTRGSENNFFDFTYDGTRDPDDTFLSRGLGQLTDGEKGDANFRLASEDTNIKGYEWVGWRNDSTAGAAPVELIFMFETPRNFSSVTINSNNYFSKNIRVFNQAKIYFSIGGKFYPNTPVVYDYIRDTAFETSRDVEIDLQYNVGKFVKIMLYYDVKWIMISEVEFGSVPAEGNFSVELSSPTALPSPEPTEGIKHTMNDDQSIPNVDVQSADPGLYQDSGETDTISKTPGEKASANEDYISIIIGALAALIVILTIVVIFIIVRYKRRRNLNRQSLKPVSDTVLNINLNNFQNNMNNGKVSNGNVYNGVATEDEERVKDVNGKAVGVNSYFYEELDDFKPPLIVALPPVTSPLTPITTSQHSSIKSKQQNNSLNALDKPPNYDALYAACDVISSCVPNIPSLQGVSGNNVYAVPNSDILVSSVDCALVEFPRRNLRFVEVLGEGEFGEVHLCEAFGLQDPVGGEYMMARRKSGPVLVSVKILRKNAEDRARSDFHREMKVMSMLKDPNIVRVLGVCTTEEPLCMIVEYMKYGDLNQFLLEHVPETQIPTPNAKVLSYGCLVYMASQIASGMKYLESLNMVHRDLATRNCLVGSYCTIKISDFGMSRSLYSADYYRIEGRAVLPIRWMGWESILLGKFTTKSDVWSFAVTLWEILTFAREQPFEGLTDEEVISNAGHYYRNDNEHVVLSHPPNCPKEIYDLMCECWNRQESERPSFREINMFLCRKNMGFDPRHDNLDHVS
- the LOC128224096 gene encoding discoidin domain-containing receptor 2-like isoform X1 gives rise to the protein MDKMTTWKVVLVLVVLIIVDLPATTAALDLEKCKQQLGMEANTIPDDAITASSTHNHKFVGPQHARIRQDELGGAWCPKNYVDKDSYEYLQIDLRQLMVITSVEVQGRFGNGQGLEFTEEFLLEYQRQDGGEWIRFRNKQGEEKFEGNENPYLEVIREVSPPIIGRRIRFIPFSQRQRSVCMRVEMYGCPWTDGIVSYAMRQGDTRGSENNFFDFTYDGTRDPDDTFLSRGLGQLTDGEKGDANFRLASEDTNIKGYEWVGWRNDSTAGAAPVELIFMFETPRNFSSVTINSNNYFSKNIRVFNQAKIYFSIGGKFYPNTPVVYDYIRDTAFETSRDVEIDLQYNVGKFVKIMLYYDVKWIMISEVEFGSVPAEGNFSVELSSPTALPSPEPTEGIKHTMNDDQSIPNVDVQSADPGLYQDSGETDTISKTPGEKASANEDYISIIIGALAALIVILTIVVIFIIVRYKRRRNLNRQSLKPVSDTVLNINLNNFQNNMNNGKVSNGNVYNGVATEDEERVKDVNGKAVGVNSYFYEELDDFKPPLIVALPPVTSPLTPITTSQHSSIKSKQQNNSLNALDKPPNYDALYAACDVISSCVPNIPSLQGVSGNNVYAVPNSDILVSSVDCALVEFPRRNLRFVEVLGEGEFGEVHLCEAFGLQDPVGGEYMMARRKSGPVLVSVKILRKNAEDRARSAKSDFHREMKVMSMLKDPNIVRVLGVCTTEEPLCMIVEYMKYGDLNQFLLEHVPETQIPTPNAKVLSYGCLVYMASQIASGMKYLESLNMVHRDLATRNCLVGSYCTIKISDFGMSRSLYSADYYRIEGRAVLPIRWMGWESILLGKFTTKSDVWSFAVTLWEILTFAREQPFEGLTDEEVISNAGHYYRNDNEHVVLSHPPNCPKEIYDLMCECWNRQESERPSFREINMFLCRKNMGFDPRHDNLDHVS